A stretch of Sinorhizobium meliloti DNA encodes these proteins:
- a CDS encoding ABC transporter substrate-binding protein → MIRRAGKIIAAALLALGLAGRASATDAGNWEAVAAEASGQTVYFNAWGGSENVNAYIRWAGDEMKARYGVTVVHVKLDDTAKATATVLAEKSAGKDEGGSVDLVWINGENFAAMKRQGLLYAPGWATKLPNWRYVDHENMPTVLTDFTIPTDGLESPWGGAKLVFFYDSARMKASELPDSAADLLEWAAANPGRFSYPQPPDFTGSSFLKQVLIELVDDRAKLQKPVDETTFATDAAPLFAYLDRLTPLLWRKGKAYPQNYADMKQKLADGELDIIFAFNPAEASSAIANGELPETVRSFAFSGGTLGNTHFVAIPYNATAKAGALLLADFLLTPEAQLRKQDPKIWGDPTVLSPAKLPAADRSAFERLDLGIATLRPGELGPALDEPHPDWMIRIETEWIRRYGAAN, encoded by the coding sequence ATGATCAGGCGGGCAGGGAAGATCATCGCCGCAGCGCTGCTGGCGCTCGGCCTTGCCGGCAGGGCGTCCGCCACGGACGCTGGGAACTGGGAGGCGGTCGCCGCGGAGGCGAGCGGCCAGACGGTCTATTTCAACGCCTGGGGCGGCTCCGAGAACGTCAATGCCTATATCAGATGGGCCGGCGATGAAATGAAGGCGCGCTACGGCGTCACCGTCGTCCATGTGAAGCTCGACGACACCGCTAAGGCGACCGCGACCGTGCTCGCGGAAAAATCCGCAGGAAAGGACGAGGGCGGATCGGTCGATCTCGTGTGGATCAACGGCGAGAACTTCGCCGCGATGAAACGCCAAGGGCTGCTTTACGCGCCCGGCTGGGCGACGAAACTGCCGAACTGGCGCTATGTCGACCACGAAAACATGCCGACTGTGCTGACCGATTTCACCATCCCCACCGACGGACTGGAGAGCCCCTGGGGCGGCGCCAAGCTCGTGTTCTTCTACGACTCGGCGCGCATGAAGGCGAGCGAGCTGCCCGATTCCGCGGCGGATCTCCTGGAATGGGCCGCGGCCAATCCCGGGCGCTTCTCCTACCCGCAGCCGCCGGACTTCACCGGCTCTTCCTTCCTGAAGCAGGTGCTGATCGAGCTCGTAGACGACAGGGCCAAGCTGCAGAAACCCGTCGACGAAACCACTTTCGCGACCGACGCCGCGCCCTTGTTTGCCTATCTCGACAGGCTGACGCCGCTCCTGTGGCGGAAAGGCAAGGCTTACCCGCAGAACTACGCGGACATGAAGCAGAAGCTCGCCGACGGCGAACTCGACATCATCTTCGCCTTCAACCCCGCGGAAGCCTCCTCCGCGATCGCCAATGGCGAGCTGCCGGAGACGGTCCGCTCCTTCGCCTTTTCCGGCGGCACGCTCGGCAATACCCATTTCGTCGCCATTCCCTACAACGCAACGGCAAAGGCCGGCGCGCTTCTGCTTGCCGATTTCCTCCTCACGCCCGAGGCGCAGCTTCGCAAGCAGGATCCGAAGATCTGGGGCGACCCGACCGTGCTTTCTCCTGCAAAACTTCCGGCAGCCGACCGGTCCGCTTTCGAGCGCCTGGACCTCGGCATTGCAACGCTCCGCCCCGGCGAACTCGGTCCCGCGCTCGACGAACCGCACCCGGACTGGATGATACGGATCGAAACCGAATGGATCCGTCGTTATGGCGCAGCCAACTAG
- a CDS encoding ABC transporter permease, translating to MAQPTRLGGNALLALILGLPILAGLAGTILPAFGYLPALGGFRVTLAHFAELAGQPHILRSVLTGLAAGLLTTVAATAVVGTFVAGFAGTPTFARIQHLVSPLLAVPHAAAAFALAFLVAPSGFLLRLISPEVTGFTRPPDWLLPNDPFALTMIAGLIAKEVPFLFLVTLAALPQLAVTRASRLAAALGYGRVAGFAVCLWPALYRQIRLSVFAVLVYSVSVVDVAMILGPKLPPTLPVRVTQWAGDDDLGARFLASAGAFLQLGVVVAAMAIWIALERIGKAVLARLTFSGRRFARDGAVRAAGALAMTTCTVTIFAGLSLLSIWSVAGLWPFPDALPGSLTPNTWMRILPQLWAPLGTTVALALSASSLALVFTILLLYRNGIASSRKNAGGYRLLYLPLLVPEISFIFGLQVLMLSAGLTPGFASVLAVHFVFVLPYVVLSLSAPWREVDPRFEKIAAGFGKPALEILFAVRLPLLFRACLTALAVGFAVSISLYLPTLLIGSGRLTTITTEAVALSSGGDRRVIGIYALVQGLLPFLAFLVASLGPQLLFRNRRAMRT from the coding sequence ATGGCGCAGCCAACTAGGCTCGGCGGAAACGCCCTCCTTGCCCTCATTCTGGGGCTTCCCATCCTTGCCGGGCTTGCAGGCACGATCCTGCCGGCCTTCGGCTACCTGCCGGCGCTCGGCGGCTTTCGCGTCACGCTTGCCCATTTCGCCGAACTCGCCGGCCAGCCGCACATCCTTCGCTCGGTCCTGACCGGCCTCGCTGCGGGATTGCTGACGACGGTCGCAGCGACAGCGGTCGTCGGCACATTCGTCGCGGGCTTCGCCGGCACGCCGACTTTCGCCCGCATCCAGCATCTCGTCTCTCCCCTGCTTGCCGTTCCGCATGCCGCCGCCGCCTTTGCGTTGGCTTTCCTCGTCGCCCCGTCGGGCTTCCTGCTCCGGCTGATCTCGCCGGAGGTGACGGGCTTCACGCGGCCGCCGGACTGGCTTCTTCCCAACGACCCTTTCGCGCTGACGATGATTGCCGGGCTCATCGCCAAGGAGGTGCCGTTTCTCTTCCTGGTGACGCTTGCCGCCCTGCCGCAGCTTGCCGTCACGAGAGCCTCGCGCCTTGCGGCGGCGCTCGGCTACGGGCGCGTCGCGGGCTTCGCCGTCTGCCTTTGGCCGGCCCTCTACCGCCAGATCCGCCTGTCGGTCTTCGCGGTGCTCGTCTATTCGGTATCCGTCGTGGACGTCGCCATGATTCTCGGGCCGAAGCTGCCACCAACATTGCCGGTGCGAGTAACCCAATGGGCCGGAGATGACGACCTCGGCGCGCGATTTCTCGCATCGGCGGGCGCTTTCCTGCAGCTTGGGGTCGTCGTCGCTGCAATGGCCATCTGGATCGCGCTCGAACGGATCGGGAAAGCCGTTCTCGCGCGCCTGACCTTTTCGGGACGGCGCTTTGCGCGGGACGGCGCGGTTCGCGCCGCGGGCGCCCTCGCCATGACCACCTGTACGGTCACCATTTTCGCGGGGCTCAGCCTGCTTTCGATCTGGTCGGTTGCGGGCCTCTGGCCATTTCCCGACGCGTTGCCCGGAAGTCTCACGCCCAATACCTGGATGCGCATATTGCCTCAACTCTGGGCGCCGCTTGGCACCACGGTCGCGCTCGCTCTTTCGGCGTCATCGCTGGCGCTCGTATTTACGATCCTCCTGCTCTACCGCAACGGCATCGCCAGCTCACGGAAGAATGCAGGCGGCTACCGGCTGCTGTACCTCCCCTTGCTCGTCCCGGAGATCAGCTTCATCTTCGGGCTGCAGGTCCTGATGCTCTCGGCGGGGCTCACGCCGGGCTTCGCGAGCGTGCTGGCGGTCCATTTCGTTTTCGTGCTCCCTTACGTGGTTCTGTCACTGTCGGCCCCCTGGCGCGAGGTCGACCCGCGCTTCGAAAAAATCGCCGCCGGCTTCGGCAAGCCGGCGTTGGAAATCCTGTTCGCGGTCCGGCTGCCATTGCTCTTTCGTGCCTGCCTCACCGCGCTCGCGGTCGGTTTCGCGGTGTCGATCAGCCTCTATCTTCCGACGCTCCTCATCGGGTCCGGGCGGCTGACGACGATCACGACCGAGGCCGTCGCACTCTCGTCGGGCGGCGACCGGCGGGTCATCGGCATCTACGCCCTCGTTCAGGGGCTCCTGCCCTTCCTCGCATTTCTCGTTGCGTCGCTCGGCCCGCAGTTGCTATTCCGCAACCGGCGGGCAATGAGGACGTGA
- a CDS encoding ATP-binding cassette domain-containing protein, whose product MQENAGSKSPIKTGCLTLSEVTIGLGGRALLAISATIAPGEVLTIMGPSGSGKSTLLAFAGGFLDPAFDVSGRILIDGKDLTAVPANRRHAGILFQDPLLFPHLSVGGNIVFAIAPDVKGRGARRRLADAALDEVGLAGFFDRDPDTLSGGQKARVALQRVLVSAPRFLLLDEPFSNLDAALRQQTRELVFSKARAAGLPTILVTHDSADAEAAGGRVIEIGMEEQA is encoded by the coding sequence ATGCAGGAAAACGCCGGGTCAAAATCCCCGATCAAGACAGGATGCCTGACGCTCTCGGAGGTGACGATCGGTCTGGGCGGCCGGGCCCTGCTCGCCATATCGGCGACCATCGCGCCGGGCGAGGTGCTGACGATCATGGGGCCGTCCGGCTCCGGCAAGTCGACCCTGCTGGCCTTTGCGGGAGGCTTTCTCGATCCGGCATTCGATGTGAGCGGCCGCATCCTGATCGACGGCAAGGACCTGACGGCGGTTCCCGCCAACCGGCGCCACGCGGGCATCCTGTTTCAGGATCCGCTGCTCTTTCCCCATCTATCGGTCGGCGGCAACATCGTCTTCGCCATAGCGCCCGATGTCAAAGGACGGGGCGCACGCCGCCGGCTGGCCGATGCAGCCCTCGACGAGGTGGGCCTTGCCGGCTTCTTCGACCGCGACCCGGACACGCTCTCCGGCGGCCAGAAGGCGCGCGTGGCACTGCAAAGGGTGCTCGTTTCAGCGCCACGATTCCTGCTTCTCGACGAACCCTTCTCCAATCTCGACGCGGCGCTCAGGCAGCAGACGCGCGAGCTCGTCTTTTCCAAGGCGAGGGCGGCCGGGCTGCCGACCATCCTCGTGACCCACGACAGTGCCGACGCGGAAGCCGCCGGCGGCCGCGTGATCGAAATCGGAATGGAGGAGCAGGCGTGA